Proteins encoded together in one Rhodospirillaceae bacterium window:
- a CDS encoding NAD-glutamate dehydrogenase encodes MRAEKLKTQLIDEVVRFVGERIERKRAPQVDAFIRAFYANVPQADIAGESPEDLFSAAVSLANFAQVRLPTQAKVRVFNPHIDEHGWRSPHTVVEIVNDDMPFLVDSLTAEMNRQELGVHLVIHPIVRTTRDAKGQLTAIGAADGKPESIMQLRVNQVATQEQLDAIKDRIDIVLRDVRLAVEDWQKMRARLAADIEETSKRKLPLPAEEVAEVVNFLRWINDDHFTFLGYREYTFAGAKDSVTYHINKDAGLGVLRDADVRVFEGMRNLDALPPDVRSFLTQPKLVLVTKANLRSTVHRNVHLDTFGLKIFNDKGEVVGEHLFAGLFTSVAYNRSPWEIPLLREKVETVAKRAGFSPQSHDGKALAHILETYPRDELFQINADELLETALGILNLQDRQRVALFIRRDPYERFLSCFVYLPRDWLSTELRHRIQGILCKAFNGRLSNFYVHLTESPLARVHIIIATMPGEIPSYDVKELELLVADACRSWSDHLKEALIEAKGEAEGLSLLRRYGDAFPIGFEDYFNAHAAVSDIDRIEEALAENKTAINLYRPIEAAGNELHLKLYKSGEKIALSTVLPSLENFGLKVISENPFDVRPVGQEQPVWIHAFIMVTADGGEVDITAIRDKFHEAYAKIWGGQMEDDGFNRLVITAGLGWRDIMLVRAYCKYLRQAAIAFSQDYMEATLNANPTITRNIVRLFHTRTDPAFTGDRDAKAAMIIEKINGKLDRVVNLDEDRILRRYLNAVLCTLRTNFYQPAADGGPKEYISFKLDSAKIEELPLPRPLVEVFVYSPRAEAIHLRGGKVARGGIRWSDRREDFRTEVLGLMKAQMVKNAVIVPVGSKGGFVVKRPVQGDRDAVMAEVVHCYKTLMRGLLDITDNLVGGKVKAPAQVVRHDGDDPYLVVAADKGTATFSDIANSVSRDYGFWLDDACASGGSAGYDHKKMGITARGAWECVKRHFRELDHDIQSVDFTCVGVGDMSGDVFGNGMLLSPHTKLVAAFNHMHIFLDPNPDLKASFAERQRLFNLPRSGWNDYNPELISAGGGVFERKAKSIKLSAEVKQRFGLEKDQVTPNELIHILLKAEVDLLWFGGIGTYVKASDETHADVGDRANDATRVNAAELRCRVIGEGANLGCTQRGRVEAALAGRRLNTDAVDNSAGVDTSDHEVNIKILINEAVAGGDLTMKQRDKLLAEMTDEVGTLVLRDNYLQSQALSVAEAQSYTLLDQQGRFMRALERNGQLDRAIEFLPDDEIMRHRLTQRIGLSRSESAVLLAYSKNALYDELLPSDLPDDPQLADDLVSYFPKQLREGYKPLIQKHRLRREIIVSVVTNSLVNRMGATFLHVTKEKTGQSASAIARAYAITRGAFKLRDLWTGIQALDNKVSASVQTSMLIEINRLAEAATLWFLRNGEHPLDIAGNIAATEPGIIAIEAVLAKILSPADQAANTKRAGALMSAGVPEALARRISQLASIGTTLDVVRIAAQTKIKVEDVAATYFAIGDQFNIDWLRAGAKGLIGDSHWQRLAVFAIVDDLNTHQRDLTTAVLANDLALTGPDAIAGWRAGRSAALPRAESLFNDLRQVGKLELAMLAVANRALRSLLD; translated from the coding sequence ATGCGAGCGGAAAAGCTGAAGACCCAGCTTATCGATGAAGTCGTGCGCTTTGTTGGCGAGAGAATCGAGCGCAAGCGAGCGCCGCAGGTCGACGCCTTCATCCGGGCGTTCTACGCCAATGTGCCGCAAGCCGACATTGCCGGGGAAAGCCCGGAGGATCTGTTCAGCGCCGCCGTCTCGCTGGCCAATTTCGCGCAAGTTCGCCTGCCGACCCAGGCCAAGGTCCGCGTCTTCAACCCGCATATCGACGAACATGGCTGGCGCTCGCCGCACACGGTGGTCGAGATCGTCAATGACGACATGCCGTTCCTGGTGGATTCGCTGACCGCCGAGATGAACCGGCAGGAGCTTGGCGTCCATCTCGTCATTCACCCGATCGTGCGCACGACGCGCGATGCCAAGGGCCAGTTGACCGCGATCGGCGCTGCTGACGGCAAGCCGGAATCGATCATGCAGCTGCGCGTCAACCAGGTGGCGACCCAGGAACAGCTGGATGCCATCAAGGACCGCATCGACATCGTGCTGCGCGACGTGCGCCTCGCGGTCGAGGATTGGCAGAAGATGCGGGCGCGCCTCGCCGCCGACATCGAAGAGACCTCGAAGCGCAAGCTGCCGCTGCCGGCCGAAGAAGTTGCCGAAGTGGTCAATTTCCTGCGCTGGATCAACGACGATCACTTCACCTTCCTCGGCTACCGCGAATACACTTTTGCCGGCGCCAAGGACAGCGTCACCTATCACATCAACAAGGATGCCGGACTGGGTGTGCTGCGCGATGCCGATGTGCGCGTCTTCGAGGGCATGCGCAACCTCGACGCCCTGCCGCCGGATGTCCGCAGCTTCCTCACCCAGCCGAAGCTGGTCCTGGTCACCAAGGCCAATCTGCGCTCGACCGTGCACCGGAACGTCCATCTCGACACGTTCGGCCTCAAGATCTTCAACGACAAGGGCGAGGTCGTCGGCGAGCATCTGTTTGCCGGCCTGTTCACGTCGGTCGCCTATAACCGCTCGCCCTGGGAAATCCCGCTGCTGCGCGAGAAGGTCGAGACCGTCGCCAAGCGCGCCGGCTTCAGCCCGCAGAGCCATGACGGCAAGGCGCTGGCGCATATCCTCGAAACCTATCCGCGCGACGAGCTGTTCCAGATCAATGCCGATGAATTGCTGGAGACGGCGCTCGGCATTCTCAACCTGCAGGACCGCCAGCGCGTTGCCCTCTTCATCCGCCGCGATCCTTACGAACGCTTCCTCTCCTGCTTCGTCTATCTGCCGCGCGACTGGCTGAGCACGGAACTGCGCCACCGCATCCAGGGCATCCTGTGCAAGGCGTTCAACGGCCGCCTGTCGAATTTCTATGTTCATCTGACGGAAAGCCCGCTGGCACGCGTCCATATCATCATCGCGACCATGCCCGGCGAAATTCCCAGCTACGACGTCAAGGAGCTGGAACTGCTGGTGGCCGATGCCTGCCGTTCCTGGAGCGACCATCTGAAGGAGGCGCTGATCGAAGCCAAGGGCGAGGCCGAGGGCCTCAGCCTCCTGCGCCGCTATGGCGACGCCTTCCCGATCGGCTTCGAGGACTATTTCAACGCCCATGCGGCGGTAAGCGACATCGACCGCATCGAAGAGGCGCTGGCCGAAAACAAGACCGCGATCAACCTCTACCGGCCGATCGAAGCCGCCGGCAATGAACTCCATCTCAAGCTCTACAAATCCGGCGAGAAGATCGCACTTTCGACCGTGCTCCCCTCGCTGGAGAATTTCGGCCTGAAGGTGATCAGCGAGAATCCGTTCGACGTCCGGCCGGTCGGCCAGGAGCAGCCGGTCTGGATCCATGCCTTCATCATGGTGACGGCCGATGGCGGCGAGGTCGACATCACCGCGATCCGCGACAAGTTCCACGAAGCCTATGCCAAGATCTGGGGCGGGCAGATGGAGGATGACGGGTTCAACCGCCTGGTCATCACGGCCGGCCTCGGCTGGCGCGATATCATGCTGGTGCGCGCCTATTGCAAGTACCTGCGCCAGGCCGCGATCGCTTTCAGCCAGGACTACATGGAAGCGACCCTCAACGCCAACCCGACCATCACCCGCAACATCGTGCGCCTGTTCCATACCCGGACCGACCCGGCCTTCACGGGCGATCGCGACGCGAAGGCTGCCATGATCATCGAGAAGATCAACGGCAAGCTCGACCGCGTCGTCAATCTGGACGAGGACCGCATCCTGCGGCGCTATCTCAACGCCGTGCTGTGCACCCTGCGCACCAATTTCTACCAGCCGGCGGCCGATGGCGGCCCCAAGGAATACATCTCGTTCAAGCTGGATTCCGCGAAGATCGAGGAACTGCCGTTGCCGCGGCCCCTGGTCGAGGTGTTCGTCTATTCGCCGCGCGCCGAGGCCATCCATTTGCGCGGTGGCAAGGTGGCCCGCGGCGGCATCCGTTGGTCGGACCGGCGCGAGGATTTCCGCACCGAGGTGCTGGGCCTGATGAAGGCGCAGATGGTGAAGAACGCCGTCATCGTGCCGGTGGGCTCCAAGGGCGGCTTCGTGGTCAAGCGGCCCGTGCAGGGCGACCGCGACGCCGTGATGGCCGAAGTGGTGCATTGCTACAAGACCTTGATGCGCGGCCTCCTCGACATCACCGACAATCTGGTGGGCGGCAAGGTGAAGGCGCCCGCCCAGGTCGTGCGCCATGACGGCGACGATCCCTACCTGGTGGTGGCGGCCGACAAGGGCACCGCCACCTTCTCCGACATCGCCAATTCGGTCTCGCGCGACTATGGCTTCTGGCTGGACGATGCATGTGCGTCAGGTGGTTCGGCCGGTTATGACCACAAGAAGATGGGCATCACCGCGCGCGGTGCCTGGGAATGCGTGAAGCGGCATTTCCGCGAGCTCGACCACGATATCCAGAGCGTCGACTTCACCTGTGTGGGTGTCGGCGACATGTCTGGCGACGTGTTCGGCAACGGCATGCTGCTCTCCCCGCACACCAAGCTGGTCGCGGCCTTCAACCACATGCACATCTTCCTCGATCCCAATCCGGACTTGAAAGCGAGCTTTGCCGAGCGGCAGCGCCTCTTCAACCTGCCGCGCTCGGGGTGGAACGACTACAATCCCGAGCTGATCTCGGCGGGCGGCGGCGTGTTCGAGCGCAAGGCGAAATCGATCAAACTCAGCGCGGAAGTGAAACAGCGCTTCGGCCTTGAGAAGGACCAGGTGACGCCGAACGAACTCATCCACATCCTGCTGAAGGCGGAAGTCGACCTGCTCTGGTTCGGCGGCATCGGCACCTATGTCAAGGCTTCGGACGAGACCCATGCCGATGTCGGCGACCGCGCCAATGATGCGACCCGCGTCAATGCCGCGGAACTGCGCTGCCGGGTTATCGGCGAAGGCGCCAATCTGGGCTGCACCCAGCGTGGCCGCGTCGAGGCGGCCCTGGCGGGCCGACGCCTCAACACCGACGCGGTCGACAATTCGGCCGGCGTCGACACCTCGGATCACGAGGTTAATATCAAGATTCTGATCAACGAGGCGGTTGCCGGCGGCGATCTCACCATGAAGCAGCGCGACAAGCTGCTGGCTGAGATGACCGATGAGGTGGGCACGCTGGTGCTGCGCGACAATTACCTGCAGAGCCAGGCATTGTCGGTCGCGGAAGCGCAGAGCTATACCCTCCTCGACCAGCAGGGCCGCTTCATGCGGGCCCTGGAGCGCAATGGCCAGCTCGACCGCGCGATCGAATTCCTGCCCGATGACGAGATCATGCGCCATCGCCTGACGCAGCGCATCGGCCTCAGCCGCTCGGAAAGCGCCGTCCTGCTCGCCTATTCCAAGAACGCGCTCTATGACGAATTGCTGCCGTCGGATCTGCCCGACGATCCGCAATTGGCCGACGATCTCGTCTCCTATTTTCCGAAGCAGCTGCGCGAGGGCTACAAGCCGCTCATTCAGAAGCACCGGTTGCGGCGCGAGATCATCGTCAGCGTCGTCACCAACTCCCTGGTCAACCGCATGGGGGCGACCTTCCTGCATGTGACCAAGGAAAAGACCGGGCAGAGCGCCTCGGCCATCGCCAGGGCCTATGCCATCACCCGCGGCGCCTTCAAGCTCCGCGACCTGTGGACCGGCATCCAGGCCCTCGACAACAAGGTCTCGGCCAGCGTCCAGACCTCGATGCTGATCGAGATCAACCGGCTGGCGGAAGCCGCGACACTCTGGTTCCTGCGCAATGGCGAGCATCCGCTCGACATCGCCGGCAATATCGCCGCGACGGAACCCGGCATCATCGCCATCGAAGCTGTCCTCGCGAAGATCCTGTCGCCGGCCGACCAGGCCGCCAACACCAAGCGCGCCGGCGCCCTCATGTCGGCGGGCGTGCCGGAGGCGTTGGCGCGCCGCATCTCGCAACTGGCCAGCATCGGCACGACCCTCGATGTCGTGCGCATCGCGGCGCAGACCAAGATCAAGGTCGAGGACGTGGCCGCCACTTACTTTGCCATCGGCGACCAGTTCAACATCGACTGGCTGCGGGCCGGGGCCAAGGGGCTGATCGGCGACAGCCATTGGCAGCGCCTTGCTGTGTTTGCGATCGTCGATGATCTCAACACGCATCAGCGCGACCTCACCACTGCGGTGCTGGCCAACGATCTGGCCCTGACCGGACCGGACGCCATCGCCGGCTGGCGGGCGGGCCGTTCCGCCGCCTTGCCGCGCGCCGAATCCCTGTTCAACGATCTGCGCCAGGTCGGCAAGCTCGAACTCGCCATGCTGGCCGTCGCCAACCGCGCGCTGCGGAGCTTGCTGGACTGA
- a CDS encoding LysE family transporter: MTETYAILAIMLAMLIGAISPGPSFLLVARISLSQSRAHGLASALGMGVGGMILATLAVIGLQALFMQVDWLYMAFKIGGGAYLVYLGFLLWRGAKQPLQAEAANPSRSGVFRTFLLALATQLSNPKTVIFYSSVFAALLPAHPSTLAIVTLPFLLFLIEGGWYSAVALAFSTHKPRAAYLRMKSWIDRLAGAVMAGLGLRLIFSTGKI, encoded by the coding sequence ATGACTGAGACCTATGCCATTCTCGCCATCATGCTGGCGATGCTGATCGGGGCCATCAGTCCCGGCCCCAGTTTCCTGCTGGTGGCGCGCATCTCGCTCTCGCAATCCCGCGCGCATGGCCTCGCCTCAGCGCTGGGCATGGGGGTGGGCGGCATGATCCTCGCGACCCTCGCCGTCATTGGCCTCCAGGCACTGTTCATGCAGGTCGACTGGCTCTATATGGCCTTCAAGATCGGGGGCGGTGCCTATCTCGTCTATCTGGGCTTTTTGCTGTGGCGCGGGGCGAAGCAGCCCTTGCAGGCAGAAGCGGCAAATCCATCGCGCAGCGGTGTATTCCGCACCTTCCTCCTGGCGCTGGCCACACAGCTCAGCAATCCCAAGACGGTGATCTTCTATTCCAGCGTCTTTGCGGCCCTGCTGCCCGCTCATCCGTCGACGCTGGCAATCGTGACCCTGCCGTTCCTGCTGTTCCTGATCGAAGGCGGCTGGTACAGCGCGGTCGCGCTGGCCTTTTCAACGCACAAGCCGCGCGCCGCCTATCTGCGGATGAAGAGCTGGATCGACCGCCTCGCCGGTGCCGTGATGGCGGGTCTGGGTCTGCGGCTCATCTTCAGTACGGGCAAGATCTGA
- a CDS encoding homoserine O-succinyltransferase: MPIKIADKLPAFQALQNEGVRVMTETAAIRQDIRPLQIGLLNLMPNKIKTELQIARLLGATPLQIDLSLVRIGNHASKNTAEDHLRTFYQTWEDARHRKFDGFIITGTPVETIPYEDVTYWPEMQQIFDWTTTNAHSTINVCWGAMAALYHFHGVPKHQLPEKAFGVYRQKIMTPSSPYLIGFSDDFVIPISRWAEIRTADVAACPDVEVLAYSDEKGVCIAQSRGTRRLHVLDHMEYDATSLGDEYARDVAAQVPIKLPHDYFPADDATQAPLNRWRPHAHLFFSNWINEIYQTTPFEIEKIGQ, from the coding sequence ATGCCGATCAAGATTGCCGACAAGCTCCCCGCCTTCCAGGCCCTCCAGAACGAGGGCGTGCGCGTGATGACTGAAACCGCGGCGATCCGCCAGGATATCCGCCCGTTGCAGATCGGCCTCTTGAATCTGATGCCGAACAAGATCAAGACCGAGCTGCAGATCGCGCGCCTGCTCGGCGCCACCCCCTTGCAGATCGATCTTTCCCTGGTCCGCATCGGCAACCACGCCTCCAAGAACACGGCGGAGGACCATCTGCGGACATTCTACCAGACCTGGGAGGATGCGCGGCATCGCAAATTCGACGGATTCATCATCACCGGCACGCCGGTCGAGACGATCCCCTATGAAGACGTGACCTATTGGCCGGAGATGCAGCAGATCTTCGACTGGACCACAACCAACGCCCATTCGACGATCAATGTCTGCTGGGGTGCCATGGCGGCCCTTTACCATTTCCATGGCGTGCCGAAGCATCAACTCCCGGAAAAGGCATTCGGCGTCTACCGCCAGAAGATCATGACCCCGTCATCGCCCTACCTCATCGGCTTCTCGGATGACTTCGTGATCCCGATCTCGCGCTGGGCCGAAATCAGGACGGCCGATGTGGCGGCCTGCCCGGATGTCGAGGTGCTGGCCTATTCCGACGAGAAGGGCGTCTGCATCGCCCAGAGTCGCGGCACGCGCCGTCTTCATGTGCTCGATCACATGGAATATGACGCGACGTCGCTGGGCGACGAGTATGCGCGCGATGTCGCGGCCCAAGTGCCCATCAAGCTGCCGCACGACTATTTCCCGGCCGACGATGCCACCCAAGCGCCGCTCAACCGCTGGCGCCCGCACGCCCATCTCTTCTTCTCGAACTGGATCAACGAGATCTATCAGACGACGCCCTTCGAGATCGAGAAGATCGGCCAGTAG
- the pheA gene encoding chorismate mutase has translation MQGSDGIGDELVQLRHKIDAIDDQLHDLLMQRTELAVAVGAAKAARQPVSGDSPAEGSKFIRPAREAKILRRLIARHKGKLPKAVIVRMWREMISALLQVEGPFAVAVYAPQAHPGFWDLARDHYGSRVKILTFSRVDRALSAVMDGSATVAVLPFPREDDKDPWWRRLMGSAQLPHVIGRLPFGDPGNQRNPDLQALVVGRTPTEPTDRDHSLIVLEAPEPVSRSTLRQALAGVGLETSFIHGGRDQLGPDLNLIEVAGYVAEDDPRLTLVASGLGKNAKLHTIGSYAEPLTKAELTDEPNGH, from the coding sequence ATGCAGGGGTCGGATGGCATCGGGGATGAGCTAGTCCAGCTGCGGCACAAGATCGACGCGATCGACGACCAGCTGCACGATCTGCTCATGCAACGCACGGAACTCGCCGTCGCGGTGGGGGCGGCAAAGGCCGCGCGCCAGCCGGTCAGCGGCGATTCACCGGCCGAAGGATCGAAATTCATCCGCCCGGCCCGCGAAGCCAAGATCCTGCGCCGCCTCATCGCGCGGCATAAGGGCAAGCTGCCCAAGGCCGTGATCGTGCGCATGTGGCGCGAAATGATCTCGGCCCTCCTCCAGGTCGAAGGCCCCTTCGCCGTCGCGGTCTATGCCCCGCAGGCGCATCCGGGCTTCTGGGACCTCGCCCGCGACCATTACGGCAGCCGGGTCAAGATCCTCACCTTCAGCCGTGTCGACCGGGCCCTCTCCGCCGTGATGGATGGCTCGGCCACGGTCGCCGTCCTGCCCTTCCCGCGCGAGGATGACAAGGATCCCTGGTGGCGACGCCTGATGGGCTCGGCCCAGCTCCCGCATGTCATCGGCCGCCTGCCCTTCGGCGATCCCGGCAACCAGCGCAACCCCGACCTCCAGGCCCTGGTGGTCGGCCGGACACCCACCGAACCCACCGACCGCGACCACTCGCTCATTGTGCTGGAGGCGCCGGAACCGGTCAGCCGCTCGACCCTGCGCCAGGCCCTGGCCGGCGTCGGTCTCGAAACCAGCTTCATCCATGGCGGGCGCGACCAGTTAGGCCCGGACCTCAACCTCATCGAGGTCGCAGGCTATGTGGCCGAGGACGATCCGCGCCTCACCCTGGTCGCCAGCGGCCTTGGCAAGAATGCGAAGCTGCACACGATCGGCTCCTATGCCGAACCCCTGACCAAGGCCGAGCTCACCGACGAGCCAAACGGCCACTGA
- a CDS encoding histidinol-phosphate transaminase, which translates to MSLTVRPGILDIAAYVPGEHDLPGSGPIYKMSSNESALGASRLAMDAYAKGAAELHRYPDGGSHALRSALAQDVGGKAEEIICGTGSDDILVLITRAYAGPGDEVLYSRHGFLIYPIAAQSVGATPVTAPEKDLTTDVDALLAAVTPKTKICFVANPNNPTGSYIPAAEMKRLRDGLPDNVLLVIDAAYAEYVDKPDYTDGAELVKAHDNVIMSRTFSKIYGLAALRLGWAYGHKSIMEVLNRIRGVFNVAAPAQIAGIAGLADADHVKRSKAHNDYWLPWFVSEVKRIGLHPYPSVGNFLLVRFPTDPKLNADAAEKFLKSRRILVRKMGAYGLPDCLRITIAEEAAVKACATALNDFVQGAATQ; encoded by the coding sequence ATGTCACTTACCGTTCGTCCCGGAATCCTCGACATCGCCGCCTATGTGCCGGGCGAGCATGATCTGCCGGGCTCGGGTCCGATCTACAAGATGTCGTCCAATGAAAGCGCGCTAGGTGCCAGCCGCCTTGCCATGGACGCCTATGCCAAGGGTGCCGCCGAGCTCCATCGTTATCCCGATGGCGGCAGCCATGCCTTGCGCAGCGCGCTGGCGCAGGACGTGGGCGGCAAGGCGGAGGAGATCATCTGCGGCACCGGTTCCGACGATATCCTGGTGCTGATCACGCGCGCCTATGCCGGCCCCGGCGACGAGGTGCTCTATTCGCGCCACGGCTTCCTCATCTATCCCATTGCCGCGCAGTCGGTGGGGGCGACGCCGGTGACGGCGCCGGAAAAGGACCTCACCACCGATGTCGATGCGCTGCTGGCCGCGGTGACGCCGAAGACCAAGATCTGCTTCGTCGCCAACCCGAACAACCCCACCGGCAGCTATATCCCGGCCGCCGAGATGAAGCGCCTGCGCGACGGCCTGCCGGACAATGTGCTCCTCGTCATCGACGCGGCCTATGCCGAATATGTCGACAAGCCGGATTACACGGACGGCGCCGAACTGGTGAAGGCGCATGACAATGTCATCATGTCGCGCACCTTCTCCAAGATCTATGGCCTGGCGGCGCTGCGCCTCGGCTGGGCCTATGGGCATAAGAGCATCATGGAGGTGCTCAACCGTATTCGTGGTGTGTTCAACGTGGCGGCCCCCGCCCAGATCGCCGGCATCGCGGGCTTGGCCGATGCCGATCACGTCAAGCGCTCCAAGGCGCATAACGATTACTGGCTGCCCTGGTTCGTCTCGGAAGTGAAGCGCATCGGGCTCCATCCCTATCCCAGCGTCGGCAACTTCCTGCTGGTGCGCTTTCCGACCGACCCGAAGCTCAATGCCGATGCGGCCGAGAAATTCCTCAAAAGCCGCCGCATCCTGGTGCGCAAGATGGGCGCCTATGGCCTGCCCGATTGCCTGCGCATCACCATTGCCGAGGAAGCAGCCGTGAAGGCCTGCGCCACGGCGCTCAATGATTTTGTCCAGGGTGCGGCCACACAATGA
- a CDS encoding prephenate/arogenate dehydrogenase family protein — MTSAPLFDRVAIIGIGLIGSSLARAIAAEKLAAEIAIFDASAEARATAAELKLGRIAETLAGAVANADLVIVATPIGAYADLGPALAPHLKAGTILTDVGSVKQAVIRDLGPHVPEGVHFIPGHPLAGTEHSGPRAGFAELFKGRWAIVTPVPGTDPTATERLKALWSGMGSMVEVMEPGHHDQVLAITSHLPHLIAYTIVDTATQLETSTQSEVIKFSATGFRDFTRIAASDPTMWRDIFLNNREAVLEILGRFTEDLTAMQRAIRWGDGDKLFEVFSRTRAVRRAIIDAKQA; from the coding sequence ATGACCAGTGCTCCCCTCTTTGATCGGGTCGCCATCATCGGCATCGGCCTCATCGGCTCGTCGCTGGCGCGCGCCATCGCGGCCGAGAAGCTGGCCGCCGAGATCGCCATCTTCGACGCCAGCGCCGAGGCCCGCGCCACGGCGGCCGAACTGAAACTCGGCCGGATCGCGGAGACGCTGGCCGGCGCCGTCGCGAATGCCGACCTCGTCATCGTGGCGACCCCCATCGGCGCCTACGCCGATCTCGGGCCGGCCCTGGCCCCGCATCTCAAAGCTGGCACCATCCTCACTGATGTGGGCTCGGTCAAGCAGGCGGTCATCCGCGATCTTGGTCCCCACGTACCGGAGGGCGTCCATTTCATCCCCGGCCACCCGCTTGCCGGCACCGAGCATTCCGGCCCCCGTGCGGGCTTTGCCGAACTCTTCAAGGGCCGCTGGGCGATCGTCACACCTGTTCCCGGCACCGATCCGACGGCGACCGAAAGACTGAAGGCGCTCTGGTCCGGCATGGGCTCGATGGTCGAGGTGATGGAACCCGGCCATCACGACCAGGTGCTGGCCATCACCTCGCATCTGCCGCACCTCATCGCCTACACGATCGTCGACACGGCAACGCAGTTAGAGACCTCGACCCAGTCGGAAGTCATCAAGTTCTCCGCCACGGGCTTCCGCGACTTCACGCGCATCGCCGCGTCGGACCCCACCATGTGGCGCGACATCTTTCTCAACAACCGCGAAGCGGTGCTGGAAATTCTCGGCCGCTTCACCGAGGATCTCACCGCCATGCAGCGCGCGATCCGCTGGGGCGACGGCGACAAGCTGTTCGAGGTCTTCAGCCGCACCCGTGCCGTCCGCCGCGCCATCATCGACGCCAAGCAGGCGTGA
- a CDS encoding chorismate mutase: MRRKTCRDMVEVREAIDALDREIVTLLADRLHFIGEAARIKASRDAVRDEPRIEDVIAKVRASAAQAGMAPAFIEPIYRDLVERSIAHELGEFDRLHKS; this comes from the coding sequence ATGCGCCGCAAGACCTGCCGGGACATGGTTGAGGTGCGCGAGGCGATCGACGCCCTCGACCGCGAGATCGTGACGCTGCTGGCTGACCGGCTGCATTTCATCGGCGAGGCGGCGCGCATCAAGGCCAGCCGTGACGCCGTGCGCGACGAACCCCGCATCGAGGATGTGATTGCCAAGGTGCGCGCGAGCGCCGCCCAGGCCGGCATGGCTCCGGCCTTCATCGAACCCATCTACCGCGACCTCGTCGAGCGCTCGATCGCCCATGAACTGGGCGAGTTCGACCGGCTGCATAAATCGTAG
- a CDS encoding homospermidine synthase gives MAKFPYKGRIVMIGYGSVGRCTMPLIERHFDMPLSRVTVIDGHDHSEDAARFIEKGVTYIVEPLHEGNYTKVLAKHLSKGDLLINLSVEVDSLALITWCQKQGVLYEDTCIEPWANYYDNTAIPEEQRTNYFLRHRALEAAKKFPKNGPSALLTHGANPGLVTHFIKRALLDIARMRGLKTSKPKSREEWAKLMRDCGVKTIHVAEHDQQVTDVPKMPGEFVNTWSIPGFVGEGCQPAELGWGTHEKKLPENAVEHKVGSKAAIYLQQPGCTTEVRSWTPHGGPMIAYLITHGESITTADYFTVMEKGKAAYRPTVHYAYHPCDDAVLSVREFQEKNFTMQNDVRLLGEEIVTGIDELGVLLMGDFGAYWYGSQLSVEEARRVMGPEYNATSPQIASPVLAGAIWLIEHPNEGVVEPEQIDHDYIIDICRPYLGPVVGCFTDWTPLKDRNVLFKEKNLDQSDPWQFENFRVRR, from the coding sequence ATGGCAAAGTTTCCCTATAAGGGCCGTATTGTAATGATTGGTTATGGCTCGGTCGGCCGGTGCACGATGCCGCTGATCGAGCGTCATTTTGACATGCCTTTGAGCCGCGTCACGGTGATCGATGGTCATGATCATAGCGAAGACGCCGCGCGCTTCATTGAGAAGGGTGTCACCTACATCGTCGAGCCTCTGCATGAAGGCAACTACACCAAGGTCCTCGCGAAGCATCTCTCGAAGGGCGATCTCCTGATCAATCTGTCGGTCGAGGTCGATTCATTGGCGCTCATCACCTGGTGCCAGAAGCAGGGCGTGCTCTATGAAGACACCTGCATCGAGCCCTGGGCGAACTACTACGACAACACGGCCATTCCGGAAGAACAGCGGACCAATTATTTCCTGCGTCACCGCGCCCTGGAAGCCGCCAAGAAATTTCCCAAGAACGGCCCCTCGGCCCTGCTCACCCATGGCGCCAATCCGGGCCTCGTCACGCATTTCATCAAGCGGGCCCTGCTCGACATCGCGCGCATGCGCGGGCTGAAGACATCGAAGCCCAAATCGCGCGAGGAATGGGCCAAGCTCATGCGCGATTGCGGCGTGAAGACGATTCATGTCGCCGAGCATGACCAGCAGGTCACCGACGTCCCCAAGATGCCGGGCGAGTTCGTCAACACCTGGTCGATCCCCGGCTTCGTCGGCGAAGGCTGCCAGCCGGCCGAGCTCGGCTGGGGTACCCATGAGAAGAAGCTGCCGGAGAATGCCGTCGAGCATAAGGTCGGCAGCAAGGCCGCGATCTACCTGCAGCAGCCGGGTTGCACCACCGAGGTGCGTTCCTGGACGCCCCATGGCGGGCCGATGATCGCCTATCTCATCACCCATGGTGAATCGATCACCACGGCCGACTACTTCACCGTGATGGAAAAGGGCAAGGCCGCCTATCGCCCGACCGTGCATTATGCCTATCACCCCTGCGACGATGCCGTCCTCTCGGTGCGTGAGTTCCAGGAAAAGAACTTCACCATGCAGAACGATGTCCGCCTGCTGGGCGAAGAGATCGTCACCGGCATCGACGAGTTGGGCGTGCTGCTGATGGGCGATTTCGGCGCCTATTGGTACGGCTCGCAGCTCTCGGTCGAGGAAGCGCGCCGCGTCATGGGGCCGGAATACAACGCCACCTCGCCGCAGATCGCCTCGCCGGTTCTGGCCGGCGCCATCTGGCTCATCGAGCATCCCAATGAGGGTGTCGTGGAGCCGGAGCAGATCGATCATGATTACATCATCGACATCTGCCGGCCCTATCTCGGCCCCGTGGTCGGCTGCTTCACCGACTGGACGCCGCTCAAGGATCGCAACGTGCTGTTCAAGGAAAAGAACCTCGACCAGAGCGATCCCTGGCAGTTCGAGAACTTCCGCGTCCGGCGCTGA